One window of Cucurbita pepo subsp. pepo cultivar mu-cu-16 chromosome LG19, ASM280686v2, whole genome shotgun sequence genomic DNA carries:
- the LOC111781949 gene encoding ras-related protein RABA1c-like, producing the protein MSAYRAEDDYDYLFKVVLIGDSGVGKSNLLSRFTKNEFSLETKSTIGVEFATRSLSIDGRVIKAQIWDTAGQERYRAITSAYYRGAVGALLVYDVTRHATYENVEKWLKELRDHTDPNIVVMLVGNKSDLRHLVAVPTEDAKSFAETESVYFMETSALESTNVDNAFVEVLKQIYHLVSKKAMEASNDAAASVVLAKGERIDISKDVSEIKKGGCCSS; encoded by the exons ATGTCTGCGTACAGAGCTGAAGACGACTATGACTATCTCTTTAAGGTCGTCTTAATCGGCGATTCTGGCGTTGGCAAGTCCAATTTGCTTTCCCGCTTTACCAAAAACGAGTTCAGCCTCGAAACTAAGTCCACTATTGGCGTTGAGTTTGCTACCCGCAGTTTGAGTATTGATGGCAGGGTTATCAAGGCTCAGATTTGGGACACCGCTGGCCAAGAACG GTATCGAGCAATTACAAGTGCCTACTATCGAGGAGCAGTTGGTGCCCTGCTTGTGTACGACGTTACTCGACACGCTACCTATGAAAACGTTGAGAAGTGGTTGAAAGAGTTGAGAGATCATACAGATCCTAACATTGTAGTCATGCTGGTTGGCAACAAATCCGATCTTCGTCACCTTGTGGCAGTCCCAACCGAGGATGCAAAATCGTTTGCTGAAACAGAGTCCGTCTACTTCATGGAAACCTCCGCACTTGAATCCACAAACGTGGACAACGCGTTCGTTGAAGTGCTTAAACAAATCTACCACTTGGTGAGCAAGAAGGCTATGGAAGCTAGCAATGATGCTGCTGCATCAGTTGTTCTAGCAAAAGGGGAGAGAATCGACATCAGCAAGGACGTGTCCGAGATAAAGAAAGGTGGTTGCTGTTCCAGCTAA